A genomic window from Paenibacillus sp. FSL K6-0276 includes:
- a CDS encoding YitT family protein, translating to MAKFAQRMIMLSIGAAMMAVALEIFLVPNQMIDGGITGISIILSYLFDIPLGILLTLLNLPFLLIGYKQIGKTFALSTLYAIVLMSIGTSLLHHVNAFTVEPMLAAVFGGIILGVGVGLVVRFGGSLDGTEIVAILVAKKLPFSVGEVVMFFNLFILSGAGFVYGWNNAMFSLIAYYIAFKVIDITLEGLDQSKSVWIISDNFRDIGEALTERLGRGVTYLDGEGGFSGENKKVIFVVITRLEEAKLKSIVEDWDSGAFIAIGNIHDVKGGRFKKKAIH from the coding sequence ATGGCTAAGTTCGCGCAGCGAATGATCATGTTATCCATAGGGGCAGCAATGATGGCTGTTGCACTTGAGATATTCCTCGTACCAAATCAAATGATTGATGGTGGAATTACCGGTATCTCCATTATTTTATCATATCTGTTCGACATTCCTCTGGGAATTTTATTGACGCTGTTAAATCTTCCGTTCCTGTTAATTGGTTATAAGCAAATCGGTAAGACCTTTGCCTTATCTACCTTATATGCAATCGTACTTATGTCTATTGGTACTTCCTTGTTGCATCATGTGAATGCCTTTACGGTTGAGCCCATGCTTGCTGCCGTGTTTGGAGGTATCATTCTTGGTGTAGGTGTAGGGTTAGTTGTACGTTTTGGAGGATCTCTAGACGGTACAGAAATTGTAGCGATTCTAGTAGCCAAGAAGCTTCCCTTCTCTGTAGGTGAAGTTGTTATGTTCTTCAATCTGTTCATCTTATCCGGAGCTGGATTTGTGTACGGTTGGAATAATGCGATGTTCTCACTAATTGCTTATTACATTGCATTCAAGGTGATTGACATTACACTTGAGGGTTTAGATCAATCGAAATCAGTATGGATTATTAGTGATAATTTCCGTGATATCGGTGAAGCCCTGACGGAGCGTCTTGGACGCGGTGTTACTTATTTAGATGGAGAAGGTGGGTTTTCCGGGGAGAATAAGAAAGTGATCTTCGTGGTTATTACCCGTTTGGAAGAAGCCAAGCTTAAATCCATTGTTGAGGATTGGGATTCTGGTGCATTCATCGCAATAGGTAACATTCATGATGTTAAAGGTGGCCGTTTCAAGAAGAAAGCAATTCATTAG
- a CDS encoding ABC transporter permease codes for MSNFTALIHNENIKIYSRVRTWIMLIILAVFSAFLPAMMYYTAGGSSSLMGTWDSFQMVVSVVFFLNTIFIVVVAADSVAGEFTWGTIKMLLIRPWSRSQILLSKYISIVLFSFLCTAVLIVFGLASSLIFASPTGNMPSSIAAWSPAEYSFMDLLCRYITLFLTVTLAFMISTVFRASGLAIGLSMFIMFAQGIFAALLNPDVFEWAKYLIFTHMDLSVYLGSDIGPGGATLGFSIAVLAAYYIVFLAVSWFVFRKRDVAG; via the coding sequence TTGAGTAATTTTACAGCTCTCATACATAATGAGAACATCAAAATATATAGCCGTGTCCGCACATGGATTATGCTGATTATTCTTGCAGTATTTAGTGCGTTTCTTCCTGCTATGATGTATTACACAGCGGGTGGCTCTTCATCGCTAATGGGAACTTGGGACAGCTTCCAAATGGTAGTGAGTGTTGTATTCTTTCTGAATACGATCTTCATTGTTGTTGTGGCTGCTGACTCCGTAGCGGGCGAATTTACCTGGGGAACCATCAAAATGCTTCTGATTCGCCCGTGGAGTCGTTCCCAGATCTTGCTCTCAAAATACATTAGCATTGTTTTATTTAGCTTTCTTTGTACGGCAGTATTGATTGTTTTTGGTCTAGCTTCATCGTTGATTTTTGCCTCTCCAACTGGAAATATGCCATCTTCGATTGCGGCTTGGAGCCCTGCTGAATATTCCTTTATGGATCTCCTATGCCGCTACATCACTCTTTTCTTGACGGTTACGCTTGCTTTCATGATATCCACGGTATTCCGCGCAAGTGGACTGGCTATTGGATTATCCATGTTTATCATGTTTGCCCAAGGTATTTTCGCTGCTTTGCTTAATCCAGATGTGTTCGAATGGGCTAAATATTTAATTTTCACTCATATGGATCTAAGCGTCTATCTAGGGTCTGATATTGGCCCAGGTGGTGCTACACTTGGCTTCTCCATTGCTGTGCTAGCGGCGTATTATATCGTATTCTTAGCTGTTTCCTGGTTTGTTTTCCGTAAAAGGGACGTTGCTGGATAA
- the ligD gene encoding non-homologous end-joining DNA ligase, with protein MPAAIKGTITVDGQELIITNPDKLLWPECGITKRIYLQKLAALSPYLMRYCRDRLLMVIRYPHGISGMSFYQKNAPDPLPSFVQTAKYENINYIMLQGLPELIWLGNLAALEFHPSLHYVGSDLPCEWMIDLDPSREVEPRIMEATAIVGTVLSSLGLLSVPKTSGATGVQIIVPIESGVTFDGLRKIGHFVGRYVTEKHPDLFTLERLKKNRGDKIYFDYLQHYSGKTLAAPYTPRARPFATVSTPLLWEEVQQNVSPSNFHLLNIEERLQRMGDLLEKVPPQPVEQLIAKLP; from the coding sequence ATGCCAGCAGCCATCAAAGGCACAATTACTGTAGACGGCCAAGAGTTAATCATCACCAATCCGGACAAGCTGCTATGGCCTGAATGTGGGATTACGAAGCGAATTTATCTGCAAAAGCTCGCCGCACTCTCCCCCTACCTGATGCGCTATTGCCGAGATCGGCTGCTTATGGTCATCCGTTATCCTCATGGGATTTCCGGAATGTCCTTTTATCAGAAAAATGCTCCTGATCCTCTACCTTCCTTTGTCCAGACCGCAAAATATGAGAATATTAACTACATCATGCTGCAAGGCTTACCCGAGCTGATCTGGCTGGGTAATCTCGCTGCCTTGGAATTCCACCCTTCTCTGCATTATGTAGGTAGCGATCTGCCTTGTGAATGGATGATTGATCTCGATCCGTCACGTGAAGTTGAACCCCGTATCATGGAAGCAACTGCGATCGTAGGAACGGTCTTATCCTCCCTTGGATTGTTGTCTGTACCCAAAACCTCCGGTGCCACCGGGGTGCAGATCATTGTTCCTATCGAGTCTGGCGTTACTTTTGATGGACTGCGAAAAATTGGGCACTTTGTCGGCCGTTATGTCACCGAGAAGCACCCCGATTTATTCACATTGGAACGTCTGAAGAAGAATCGTGGAGATAAAATTTATTTTGACTACCTCCAGCATTATAGTGGTAAAACTTTAGCTGCTCCTTACACACCACGCGCGCGTCCGTTTGCTACAGTATCCACGCCTTTGCTCTGGGAAGAGGTTCAGCAAAATGTATCTCCCTCTAATTTTCATCTGCTCAATATCGAGGAACGACTGCAACGTATGGGAGATCTTCTGGAAAAAGTGCCTCCACAGCCCGTCGAACAGCTCATCGCTAAGCTCCCATAG
- a CDS encoding ABC transporter ATP-binding protein gives MLSEPVARLQGVTKKIGSKTIVSNLTLDIPPGQIFGFLGPNGAGKTTTIRMMVGLISMSSGDVLISGHSIKSNFKEAISSVGAIVENPEMYKFLSGYQNLRHFARMVPGVEKQRIDEVVELVGLGQRIHDKVKTYSLGMRQRLGVAQALLNRPKLLILDEPTNGLDPQGIRELRDYLRRLCHEEGTTVFVSSHLLSEMELMCDSVAIIQNGQLLEVKQLKDVGNTAMPIGETLYEVDDAEAALTLIGFGVVKSGGLVVEAEREAIAEINARLVAGGIKVYSIKAIARTLEDQFLEVTGGEGIE, from the coding sequence ATTTTGTCGGAGCCTGTTGCACGCCTGCAGGGAGTTACCAAGAAAATAGGCTCTAAGACGATAGTAAGCAATTTAACGTTGGACATCCCACCGGGTCAAATATTCGGTTTTTTGGGACCAAACGGTGCAGGGAAGACGACTACAATACGGATGATGGTTGGGTTAATCTCCATGAGCAGTGGGGATGTCCTGATTAGTGGTCATAGTATTAAAAGTAATTTTAAAGAGGCTATCTCGAGTGTTGGGGCTATTGTAGAAAATCCTGAAATGTACAAGTTCCTGTCCGGGTATCAGAATCTCAGACATTTTGCACGGATGGTACCGGGGGTCGAGAAGCAACGGATTGATGAGGTTGTGGAGCTGGTCGGACTTGGTCAAAGAATTCATGACAAAGTGAAAACTTATTCACTAGGTATGCGTCAGAGGCTTGGAGTGGCGCAGGCGCTTCTAAACCGGCCGAAGCTGCTGATCCTAGATGAGCCAACCAATGGGCTTGATCCACAAGGCATACGTGAGCTTCGTGACTATTTACGCCGTCTATGTCATGAAGAAGGAACAACTGTATTTGTCTCCAGCCATTTACTTTCCGAGATGGAGCTTATGTGTGACAGTGTAGCCATTATTCAGAATGGACAACTGCTCGAGGTAAAACAGTTAAAAGATGTAGGCAATACTGCAATGCCAATCGGAGAAACCTTGTATGAGGTTGACGATGCTGAAGCTGCACTTACTCTTATTGGATTTGGAGTAGTAAAAAGTGGGGGACTTGTAGTTGAGGCGGAGCGTGAGGCGATTGCTGAGATTAATGCCAGACTAGTGGCAGGTGGGATTAAAGTGTACAGTATCAAAGCAATTGCCCGTACGCTAGAGGATCAATTCTTAGAGGTTACAGGAGGTGAAGGAATTGAGTAA
- a CDS encoding peptidoglycan DD-metalloendopeptidase family protein, with amino-acid sequence MPRKGEAMKSQQDHNRITLLVVRDAGRPVKQLQISKPLAFALPAAAALSLSSLVTSMHFHASQSISQLEAEAAALSLTNLRMEMKVADKDKDLMQLRNQVSELSEEADSIKDKLKSVNALEQELQSLINKSKGSATETNESKTGSTASNSTLGLSSRNALPIPNETSFKGTITPQVGGEYIAAYQNESLNLVEEAKDDFEEIHGILDEMVKSISQTITQAEHVNNVQANLEAKKIKAEKARLNAVSLWPTDSRVISSSFGYRSDPFKGSSAFHSGVDIAGNSGDPVYAALDGEVVTAEQMGARGKYIVIKHSNGLETWYMHLKGMIVSAGDKVNKGQKIGLLGNTGRSTGPHLHFQVVKQNKTVNPLNYVKP; translated from the coding sequence ATGCCGCGGAAAGGAGAAGCCATGAAGAGTCAGCAAGATCATAACCGGATTACGCTGCTCGTCGTAAGGGATGCCGGACGCCCAGTCAAACAACTCCAGATATCCAAGCCACTTGCGTTCGCCCTGCCGGCAGCGGCAGCACTTTCCCTCTCCAGTCTGGTCACCTCTATGCATTTCCATGCCTCGCAGTCGATCTCACAACTGGAAGCTGAGGCAGCCGCACTATCACTAACCAATCTCCGCATGGAAATGAAGGTCGCCGACAAGGATAAGGATCTAATGCAGCTTCGTAATCAAGTCAGCGAGCTATCAGAAGAGGCAGATAGTATTAAAGACAAGCTGAAGAGTGTAAATGCGCTGGAACAGGAGTTGCAGTCATTGATTAACAAAAGCAAAGGCTCCGCCACAGAAACAAATGAATCAAAAACAGGATCTACCGCTTCAAATTCAACATTAGGCTTATCAAGCCGTAACGCTTTGCCAATACCTAATGAGACATCCTTTAAAGGTACAATCACACCACAGGTAGGCGGAGAATATATCGCTGCTTATCAAAACGAATCGCTAAATCTGGTGGAGGAAGCAAAAGACGACTTCGAAGAGATCCATGGGATACTCGATGAGATGGTGAAAAGTATTTCTCAGACGATCACTCAGGCAGAGCATGTGAATAACGTCCAAGCAAATCTAGAGGCAAAAAAGATTAAGGCTGAAAAAGCTAGACTTAATGCAGTGTCCCTCTGGCCTACCGATTCCAGGGTCATCTCCTCAAGCTTCGGCTACCGATCAGACCCATTCAAGGGCTCATCTGCGTTCCATTCCGGTGTCGATATTGCGGGGAACTCAGGCGATCCTGTATATGCCGCCTTGGATGGTGAGGTCGTTACCGCTGAGCAAATGGGCGCGAGAGGCAAGTATATTGTGATTAAGCATTCGAACGGGCTTGAAACTTGGTATATGCATCTGAAGGGAATGATTGTATCTGCAGGAGACAAGGTTAACAAAGGGCAGAAAATTGGCTTACTTGGAAATACCGGACGAAGCACAGGACCTCATCTTCATTTTCAGGTAGTGAAGCAGAACAAAACTGTGAACCCATTGAATTATGTCAAACCCTAA
- the cls gene encoding cardiolipin synthase, whose translation MKTFAIILSLFIIQIAVIVFMEFRRPQRAMAWLFISFCCPPLGLAFYYFLGRDYRQNRKINKRCTSLFREIRSYVSGKIKVVKNVTESGNAQFENNKGLLDLLSKISEGPITGHNKSRVLSTAREAYDAMLGAMEEAKEHIHLEFYIYRDDEIGEQFQDVMIRKARQGVKVRLLCDGLGSHHLSRRFIRALKNAGVEFHFFLPPISSLLDRRFNFRNHRKILVVDGLIGFTGGMNIGDDYLGKDLKMGYWRDTHLRLEGDSVYYIQYVFLKDWRLASGESMSHPRLFPKHACEEQEAVQIVASGPDAAIDASQEMYFAALCAAKHRIWITSPYFIPDPAICRALKSAVLRGVDVRIIIPAKPDNILVYHASLSYLENLQDAGVKFYRYTKGFMHAKIMIVDDLLATVGSANLDMRSFYSNFELTAVLLHPDAISPLVTGFEKDQKHSEYIDPVKFKERGRVVKLGEGLCQLLSPLL comes from the coding sequence TTGAAGACCTTTGCGATAATTCTAAGTCTTTTTATTATACAGATCGCAGTAATTGTATTTATGGAGTTCCGTCGCCCGCAAAGGGCTATGGCGTGGTTGTTCATTTCATTCTGTTGTCCACCGCTTGGTCTTGCATTCTATTATTTTCTGGGTCGTGATTATAGACAGAATCGAAAAATAAACAAAAGATGTACTTCACTCTTCCGTGAAATTCGTTCGTATGTCTCTGGCAAAATTAAGGTAGTAAAGAATGTTACTGAGAGTGGAAATGCTCAGTTTGAGAATAATAAAGGTCTATTGGATTTGCTCTCGAAGATCTCAGAAGGACCGATTACTGGCCACAACAAGAGCAGGGTATTATCAACCGCGAGAGAAGCGTATGATGCTATGCTGGGAGCTATGGAAGAAGCGAAAGAACATATACACCTGGAATTCTATATTTATCGTGATGATGAGATTGGTGAGCAATTTCAAGATGTTATGATTCGGAAGGCGCGTCAGGGAGTTAAGGTGCGCTTGCTTTGTGATGGTCTGGGTAGCCATCACTTAAGCCGCAGATTCATCCGTGCCTTGAAAAATGCGGGAGTAGAGTTCCACTTTTTTTTACCTCCGATTAGTTCTCTATTGGACCGTCGTTTTAATTTCCGAAATCATCGGAAGATCCTGGTGGTGGATGGATTGATTGGTTTCACGGGTGGAATGAATATAGGGGATGATTATTTGGGAAAGGACCTCAAAATGGGATACTGGCGTGATACCCATCTGCGTCTCGAAGGAGACTCTGTATATTATATTCAGTATGTCTTCTTAAAGGATTGGAGACTGGCCTCTGGTGAAAGCATGAGTCATCCTCGTCTGTTCCCAAAACATGCTTGTGAGGAGCAAGAAGCCGTGCAGATTGTTGCAAGTGGCCCGGATGCTGCAATAGATGCCTCTCAGGAGATGTATTTTGCCGCCTTATGCGCAGCTAAACATCGGATTTGGATTACTTCTCCGTATTTTATTCCTGATCCTGCAATCTGCAGGGCTTTGAAGAGTGCAGTACTTCGTGGTGTGGATGTAAGAATTATCATTCCGGCGAAGCCTGATAATATACTTGTCTATCATGCTTCTTTGTCTTATTTGGAAAATTTACAAGATGCAGGAGTGAAATTCTACCGCTATACCAAAGGATTTATGCATGCCAAAATCATGATTGTCGATGATCTGTTGGCTACGGTGGGAAGTGCAAATCTGGATATGCGCAGCTTTTATTCTAACTTTGAATTGACTGCTGTGCTGCTTCATCCTGATGCTATATCTCCACTAGTCACAGGGTTTGAGAAGGATCAAAAGCACAGTGAATATATTGATCCTGTAAAGTTTAAGGAGAGAGGGAGAGTTGTCAAACTCGGTGAAGGGCTGTGTCAGTTGTTATCTCCGCTATTATGA
- a CDS encoding polymer-forming cytoskeletal protein: MWNKRQQRVPFKSTDSLIGHGGTLEGKVHCDTNLRIEGTFSGEIICSGVVTVGEEGTVRSSIRAEEIVIAGKVYGDVTADRRLIMTGTGELHGNISAGSLSIMEGSLLNGSIAMQEQPTSEKAGEPKSNMKKDKAAKRSSKVEGTLEAG; encoded by the coding sequence ATGTGGAACAAGCGGCAGCAGCGCGTCCCTTTCAAGTCTACTGACTCTCTGATCGGGCATGGGGGTACTCTGGAGGGTAAGGTGCATTGTGATACGAACCTGCGGATTGAAGGTACCTTTAGCGGTGAAATTATATGCAGTGGTGTAGTCACTGTAGGTGAGGAAGGTACAGTGCGCTCCAGTATTAGAGCAGAAGAGATCGTTATCGCTGGTAAAGTATATGGAGATGTTACCGCAGATCGCAGACTCATAATGACTGGCACTGGAGAGCTACACGGTAATATTTCGGCAGGATCACTCAGTATTATGGAAGGCAGCCTGCTTAATGGTTCCATTGCCATGCAAGAACAGCCCACCTCTGAAAAAGCAGGTGAGCCCAAAAGTAATATGAAAAAGGACAAGGCAGCTAAACGCTCCTCCAAAGTAGAAGGAACACTTGAAGCCGGTTAA